One genomic region from Shewanella aestuarii encodes:
- the asnS gene encoding asparagine--tRNA ligase: protein MSIASVASVFKGEHAVGSSVTVQGWVRTRRDSKAGISFLAVYDGSCFDPIQGVVPNSLENYEQEVLKLTAGCSVEMTGEVVESPGAGQAFELQVNAINVTGMVDDPDTYPMAAKRHSIEHLRELAHLRPRTNIIGAVARVRNCLSQAIHRFYNEQGFIWVSTPLITASDCEGAGEMFRVSTLDMENLPLTDAGKVDYDKDFFGKESFLTVSGQLNAETYACALSKVYTFGPTFRAENSNTTRHLAEFWMVEPEVAFADLNDAAKLAEDMLKYCFNAVLAERMDDLTFFAQRVDKTVIERLQSFVSSDFAQVDYTDAVEILKTCGKSFEFPVEWGIDLQSEHERYLAEEHFKAPVVVKNYPKDIKAFYMRLNDDGKTVAAMDVLAPGIGEIIGGAQREERLDVLDARLAEMNLSQEDYWWYRDLRRYGTVPHAGFGLGFERLVSYVTGVSNIRDVIPFPRAPRSANF from the coding sequence ATGAGCATTGCATCTGTCGCTTCAGTATTTAAAGGTGAACACGCCGTTGGTTCATCAGTCACCGTCCAAGGCTGGGTAAGAACCCGTCGCGATTCTAAAGCGGGTATTTCTTTTTTAGCCGTGTATGACGGTTCTTGTTTTGATCCTATTCAAGGTGTTGTACCAAATAGCCTAGAAAATTATGAACAGGAAGTTTTAAAACTAACCGCAGGCTGTTCTGTTGAAATGACAGGCGAAGTTGTTGAATCTCCTGGTGCCGGACAAGCATTCGAGTTACAAGTTAATGCTATCAATGTAACAGGTATGGTTGATGATCCAGACACCTATCCTATGGCAGCCAAACGTCATTCAATTGAGCATTTACGTGAACTAGCACATTTACGTCCACGCACCAATATTATTGGTGCGGTTGCCCGTGTACGTAACTGTTTATCACAAGCTATTCATCGTTTTTATAACGAGCAAGGTTTTATCTGGGTATCAACCCCGCTTATTACTGCTTCAGACTGTGAAGGCGCGGGAGAAATGTTCCGTGTATCGACTTTAGATATGGAAAACCTACCGCTAACCGATGCGGGTAAAGTTGACTACGACAAAGACTTCTTTGGTAAAGAGTCTTTCTTAACCGTCTCTGGCCAGTTAAACGCAGAAACTTATGCGTGTGCATTATCAAAGGTATATACATTTGGGCCAACCTTCCGCGCTGAAAACTCTAACACCACTCGCCACCTTGCAGAGTTTTGGATGGTAGAACCGGAAGTCGCCTTTGCGGATTTAAATGATGCAGCAAAACTGGCTGAAGATATGCTGAAATATTGCTTTAATGCCGTACTTGCTGAGCGTATGGATGACTTAACTTTCTTTGCTCAACGTGTTGATAAAACCGTAATTGAACGTTTGCAGTCATTTGTTAGCAGTGACTTTGCGCAAGTTGATTACACTGACGCAGTTGAAATCTTAAAAACCTGTGGTAAGTCTTTTGAGTTCCCAGTTGAATGGGGCATTGACTTACAATCAGAGCATGAGCGTTATTTAGCAGAAGAACATTTCAAAGCTCCTGTCGTTGTAAAAAACTATCCGAAAGACATTAAAGCTTTCTATATGCGCTTAAACGACGATGGTAAGACAGTTGCTGCTATGGACGTACTTGCGCCAGGTATCGGTGAGATCATCGGTGGTGCTCAACGTGAAGAGCGTTTAGACGTACTTGACGCACGTTTAGCTGAAATGAATTTAAGCCAAGAAGATTACTGGTGGTATCGTGATTTACGCCGTTATGGCACAGTCCCCCACGCAGGTTTTGGTTTAGGTTTTGAGCGTTTGGTTTCTTATGTGACTGGTGTTAGCAACATTCGTGATGTGATCCCATTCCCGCGCGCGCCACGCTCTGCTAATTTCTAA
- the uvrB gene encoding excinuclease ABC subunit UvrB encodes MSEPIFRLESQFAPAGDQPTAIKQLVEGIDNGIASQTLLGVTGSGKTYTIANVIQATGRPTIIMAPNKTLAAQLYGEMKEFFPHNAVEYFVSYYDYYQPEAYVPASNTFIEKDASVNAHIEQMRLSATKALLERRDVVLIASVSAIYGLGDPDSYMKMLLHLRQGDFMGQRDILIRLSELQYTRNDIELQRGTYRVRGEVIDIFPAESEREAIRIELFDDEIERLSEFDPLTGQINKRIARTTIYPKTHYVTPREKVLAATEEIKQELRERRQFLLDNNKLIEAQRITERVQYDVEMMVELGYCSGIENYSRYLSGRAQGEGPPTLLDYLPADGLLIIDESHVTVPQIGAMYKGDRSRKTTLVEYGFRLPSALDNRPLKFEEFENLMPQTIFVSATPSQYELDKSDGEIAEQVVRPTGLLDPVLEVRPVSIQVDDLLSEIHKRVQVNERVLVTTLTKRMSEDLTDYLDEHGVKVRYLHSDIDTVERMEIIRDLRLGHFDVLVGINLLREGLDMPEVSLVCILDADKEGFLRSERSLIQTIGRAARNVNGKVILYADRITNSMAKAIGETDRRREKQRLHNEKYGIVPKGVVKRITDVMDVGESKQGSRTSNKGYQQSAQQSKVDESKAHYVSVSELSHQIDRLEKQMHEHAKNLEFEQAAALRDEVKHLREQIIAIS; translated from the coding sequence GTGTCAGAACCTATTTTTCGTCTTGAATCGCAATTTGCACCAGCAGGTGATCAACCCACGGCCATTAAACAACTAGTTGAAGGAATAGATAATGGTATTGCGAGTCAAACTCTCCTTGGGGTAACAGGCTCTGGAAAAACCTATACCATTGCAAATGTTATTCAAGCAACGGGCCGGCCGACCATTATCATGGCGCCCAATAAAACATTAGCAGCACAACTCTACGGCGAGATGAAAGAGTTCTTTCCGCATAATGCAGTTGAATATTTTGTTTCTTATTATGATTACTATCAACCTGAAGCCTACGTGCCTGCATCAAATACTTTTATCGAGAAAGACGCTTCAGTTAATGCCCACATTGAACAAATGCGCTTATCAGCAACTAAAGCCTTATTAGAAAGAAGGGACGTGGTATTAATTGCCTCGGTGTCAGCTATTTATGGGTTGGGTGATCCTGATTCATACATGAAAATGCTACTGCATCTTCGTCAAGGCGATTTTATGGGGCAGCGTGATATTTTAATTCGATTAAGTGAGTTGCAATATACTCGTAATGATATCGAACTACAGCGAGGCACTTATCGCGTTCGAGGTGAAGTCATTGATATTTTCCCGGCTGAATCTGAGCGTGAGGCAATTAGAATTGAGCTATTTGATGACGAAATTGAACGCTTGAGTGAGTTTGACCCATTAACGGGGCAAATTAATAAGCGGATAGCACGAACCACCATTTACCCCAAAACACACTATGTTACCCCAAGAGAAAAGGTATTAGCGGCGACCGAAGAAATTAAGCAAGAGCTAAGAGAAAGGCGTCAGTTTTTGCTTGATAATAACAAGCTGATTGAGGCACAACGAATTACTGAGCGTGTCCAATATGATGTCGAGATGATGGTTGAACTTGGCTATTGCTCGGGCATTGAAAACTATTCACGTTATTTATCCGGTAGGGCGCAAGGCGAAGGCCCACCAACCTTACTGGATTATTTGCCAGCAGATGGTTTACTTATCATTGATGAATCCCATGTCACAGTGCCGCAAATTGGCGCCATGTACAAGGGCGATCGCAGCCGCAAAACCACCTTGGTTGAATACGGTTTTCGTTTACCTTCGGCATTAGATAATCGGCCATTGAAGTTTGAAGAATTTGAAAACTTGATGCCGCAAACCATTTTTGTGTCAGCAACACCCAGCCAATATGAATTAGATAAAAGTGACGGCGAAATTGCAGAGCAGGTGGTTAGACCCACAGGTTTGCTTGATCCTGTACTTGAAGTACGGCCGGTTTCGATTCAGGTAGACGACTTATTATCGGAAATTCATAAACGGGTACAAGTTAATGAGCGGGTATTAGTTACCACGTTAACCAAACGCATGTCAGAAGATTTGACTGACTATTTAGATGAACATGGCGTTAAGGTGCGTTATCTGCACTCGGACATAGATACGGTTGAACGCATGGAGATCATTCGCGATCTGCGCTTAGGACACTTTGATGTCTTAGTGGGCATCAACCTACTACGTGAAGGTTTAGACATGCCAGAGGTGTCTTTAGTGTGTATTTTAGATGCCGATAAAGAAGGTTTTTTACGCTCAGAGCGATCATTAATACAAACCATAGGTCGTGCAGCTCGAAACGTGAACGGTAAAGTGATTTTGTATGCAGACAGGATCACTAATTCAATGGCAAAAGCGATAGGAGAAACGGATCGTCGCCGCGAGAAACAAAGGTTACATAATGAAAAGTACGGCATTGTGCCTAAAGGTGTGGTGAAGCGCATTACCGATGTGATGGATGTTGGCGAAAGCAAGCAAGGCAGCCGAACATCTAACAAGGGTTATCAACAATCGGCACAACAAAGTAAAGTTGATGAGTCAAAGGCGCATTATGTAAGTGTGAGTGAGTTAAGTCATCAAATTGATCGGTTAGAAAAGCAGATGCATGAGCATGCTAAAAACCTAGAGTTTGAGCAAGCCGCAGCATTACGGGATGAAGTAAAGCATTTACGAGAGCAAATCATTGCAATTTCATAG
- a CDS encoding EAL domain-containing protein codes for MGLSKSFQIILFVIFGLLLFQIYTIENNEVQIQGEAARKQFTEDLARYSHWTGDGEDLFNTLRKHYSFQFFQYIHQTDSEHNFSYGSLARKQQIFADKLFNIDLGHIQQFPEGRLQVRLDASSVINTNFKELETVARLLIGAYLLLMLIFALLMVMHRRRINYAAQYIDNIGTLSFQAIETSRFKGSLKPLGKALENCRSQLKQNLEVIRLENDQLTKAAFQDPITLFSTRQRFNAYLEKITNSEKHLFGVLVVVKASELANINQLHGRAAGDDYLSNLATCIRKASRQAGQVEIFRVSSGDFAIFIDGITLKEGEKFLEKIKNQFDEYTQISQFDSAGHIGMVPYETKSDPSTLMAMADAAVSIAQTLGPNRYHMLEKFNGNDKFGDDHWKVTINDLINRRSLKFFNQPIQPCNHDTEVYRELLARFYNSEGKHLPTSTVIAMSERHGLSVELDKMIVINTIKLLSENPTLQGGFGVNISATSALQDVFVFWLKDILSHHKQVASRLIFEINEAGMQANLAASYQFVSEVHKVGSKVAVERFGLGFTSFKFFREVRPDFIKLDSSYSDAIEQDNNNKFFVRMIVDIARRIGIRVIATGVERQDEKLTLEKLLVDGLQGYYIAQPEVVTVTK; via the coding sequence ATGGGCTTATCAAAATCCTTTCAAATCATACTCTTTGTTATATTTGGCTTATTATTATTTCAAATCTACACGATTGAAAACAATGAAGTGCAGATTCAAGGTGAAGCCGCTCGTAAACAATTTACTGAAGATTTAGCACGGTATAGTCATTGGACAGGTGATGGTGAAGACCTTTTTAATACTCTGAGAAAACATTACTCATTTCAATTTTTCCAATATATTCACCAAACTGACAGTGAACATAATTTCTCTTATGGCTCTCTAGCAAGAAAACAACAAATTTTTGCCGACAAACTCTTCAACATCGATCTTGGCCATATTCAACAATTCCCAGAAGGACGTTTGCAAGTTCGCCTTGATGCCAGCTCAGTTATCAACACCAACTTTAAAGAACTCGAAACGGTAGCACGATTACTCATTGGGGCTTATTTATTGTTGATGTTGATTTTCGCATTATTAATGGTGATGCACCGTCGTCGTATTAACTATGCCGCACAATATATAGACAATATCGGTACTCTATCTTTTCAGGCCATAGAAACATCAAGATTTAAAGGCTCATTAAAACCACTCGGAAAAGCCTTAGAAAACTGCCGTTCACAATTAAAACAAAATCTTGAAGTTATTCGTTTGGAGAATGATCAATTAACAAAAGCAGCTTTTCAAGATCCCATTACGCTATTTTCAACTCGTCAACGCTTCAATGCTTATTTGGAAAAAATTACCAACTCAGAAAAGCATCTTTTTGGTGTGCTTGTGGTAGTAAAAGCATCTGAGCTTGCCAACATCAATCAGCTTCATGGTCGGGCTGCCGGTGATGATTACCTATCAAATCTGGCAACTTGTATTCGCAAAGCAAGTCGTCAAGCTGGTCAAGTAGAAATATTTCGCGTATCCAGTGGCGATTTTGCCATTTTCATTGATGGTATCACCTTAAAAGAAGGTGAAAAGTTTCTAGAAAAAATCAAAAACCAATTTGATGAATACACACAAATTAGTCAATTTGATTCGGCAGGACACATAGGTATGGTGCCCTATGAAACCAAAAGTGATCCTAGCACCTTAATGGCCATGGCGGATGCGGCGGTTAGTATCGCACAAACCCTTGGACCTAATCGTTACCACATGCTTGAAAAGTTCAATGGCAATGATAAATTTGGTGATGATCACTGGAAAGTGACAATTAATGACTTAATCAATCGTCGTAGTTTGAAGTTTTTCAATCAACCCATTCAACCTTGTAATCACGATACCGAAGTTTACCGAGAGCTATTAGCGCGTTTTTACAATAGTGAAGGCAAACATTTACCCACATCCACAGTGATTGCGATGTCAGAACGTCACGGCTTGAGTGTAGAGCTCGATAAAATGATTGTGATTAACACAATTAAATTACTCAGTGAAAACCCAACCTTACAAGGTGGTTTTGGCGTCAATATTAGTGCAACCTCCGCATTACAAGATGTGTTTGTTTTTTGGTTAAAAGATATTTTGTCTCATCACAAGCAAGTAGCCTCAAGACTCATATTTGAAATCAATGAAGCCGGTATGCAAGCCAATTTAGCGGCTAGCTATCAATTTGTATCTGAAGTACACAAAGTCGGCTCCAAAGTGGCGGTAGAGCGTTTCGGCCTTGGTTTCACTTCATTTAAATTTTTCCGTGAAGTTAGACCTGATTTCATCAAACTTGATAGTAGTTACAGCGATGCGATTGAGCAAGACAACAATAATAAATTTTTTGTTAGAATGATTGTTGATATTGCAAGAAGGATTGGCATTCGAGTTATCGCCACGGGTGTTGAGCGCCAAGATGAAAAACTCACTCTTGAAAAGCTATTAGTCGATGGTTTACAAGGTTACTATATTGCTCAGCCAGAAGTTGTCACTGTCACTAAATAG
- the rsxA gene encoding electron transport complex subunit RsxA: MTDYLLLLIGTVLVNNFVLVKFLGLCPFMGVSSKLASAIGMSMATTFVLTLASILSYLTNEFILQPFELTYLRTMSFILVIAVVVQFTEMLVQKTSAALHRALGIYLPLITTNCAVLGVALLNVNEDHNFIESAVYGFGAAVGFSLVLILFSAMRERLAAADVPVPFKGGAIAMITAGLMSLAFMGFAGLVK, from the coding sequence ATGACAGACTATCTATTATTACTGATTGGTACTGTACTGGTTAATAACTTTGTATTGGTCAAATTTCTAGGCTTGTGCCCTTTTATGGGTGTTTCGAGTAAATTGGCTTCGGCTATTGGTATGTCCATGGCTACTACCTTTGTATTGACCTTAGCCTCAATACTGAGCTATTTAACCAATGAGTTTATCTTGCAGCCATTTGAATTAACTTATTTACGAACAATGAGTTTTATTCTAGTGATTGCAGTAGTTGTGCAGTTCACTGAAATGCTCGTTCAAAAAACCAGTGCTGCTTTACATCGTGCATTAGGTATTTACCTGCCTTTAATTACCACCAACTGCGCAGTATTAGGTGTGGCATTACTTAACGTGAATGAAGACCATAATTTCATCGAATCTGCCGTTTATGGTTTTGGTGCTGCTGTAGGTTTCTCATTGGTGCTTATTTTATTCTCAGCTATGCGTGAAAGACTTGCGGCGGCTGATGTACCAGTTCCATTTAAAGGGGGAGCGATTGCCATGATCACCGCAGGCTTGATGTCTTTAGCCTTTATGGGCTTTGCGGGGCTAGTGAAATAA
- the rsxB gene encoding electron transport complex subunit RsxB, with translation MSSIAIAVAILTILAVIFGIILGFAADKFKVEGNPIIDQVEALLPQTQCGQCGYPGCRPYAEAIANGDKVNKCPPGGTATMEKLAELMGVDPEPLNAEVQDTVKKVAYIREEECIGCTKCIQACPVDAIVGAGKLMHTVITKDCTGCDLCVEPCPVDCIDMLPVETTLKNWNWKLNAIPVNVVTSASQEEKPC, from the coding sequence ATGTCTAGTATTGCTATTGCGGTTGCCATCTTAACTATTCTTGCAGTTATTTTTGGTATTATTTTAGGATTTGCTGCCGACAAATTTAAAGTTGAAGGCAATCCAATCATAGATCAAGTTGAGGCATTACTGCCACAAACTCAGTGTGGACAATGCGGTTACCCCGGCTGTCGTCCCTATGCTGAAGCAATTGCCAATGGCGATAAAGTTAATAAATGCCCGCCAGGTGGCACTGCGACAATGGAAAAATTGGCAGAATTGATGGGGGTTGATCCTGAACCATTGAATGCAGAAGTCCAAGATACTGTAAAAAAAGTGGCTTATATCAGAGAAGAAGAATGCATTGGTTGCACCAAATGCATCCAAGCTTGTCCGGTAGACGCCATTGTCGGTGCGGGCAAACTCATGCATACCGTTATCACTAAAGACTGCACCGGATGTGATTTGTGTGTTGAACCCTGCCCTGTAGATTGTATTGATATGCTGCCCGTTGAAACCACGTTAAAAAATTGGAATTGGAAACTAAATGCCATTCCAGTCAATGTTGTGACTTCCGCTAGCCAAGAGGAAAAGCCGTGCTAA
- the rsxC gene encoding electron transport complex subunit RsxC, producing the protein MLTLLEQLDKGTLWQSPGGIHPPELKQYSNQQPIARLPLAQQFIVPVPQVGEQARLLVTVGQHVLKGQVLTEGSGFLYLPVHAPTSGKIIAIEEVASNHPSGLPQLSCIVEADGQDLWCPLASDELSSLSTSQIIAKIKAAGIAGMGGAAFPSHIKLNTASEINLVIINGVECEPYITSDDRLMRDHSLEITNGIEIIHQILNPERIIIAIEDNKPEAAKAMEKAIKTNSKLASIARVTVIPTKYPSGGEKQLIQIITGKEVPSGSLPSQLGIVVHNVGTAYAIQDAVINGKPLIERVVTLTGNQIKQPGNYWLPIGTPISAALQQVCFEAKDQHKVIVGGPMMGYAITQLDVPILKGTNCILAPSADEIGPDAIEKSCIRCGECAVACPALLLPQQLFWHSKAQEYDKAASFNLKDCIECGCCSYVCPSDIPLVEYYRVAKSALRIEAEEKIQAEKAKQRFEARLKRLEDEKLAREAKAKEAAAKRQANMKTTDKDAVAAAMARIAAKKAAAQASSNTPSNVTEPVSSDNSSVIDKKSAVSAAIARAKAKKAAQAQQSYSSVETANDVSIQSKHITASDNTDVTEHLSNTASLQQDKIAAAVARAKAKKAALAAKQALSNESESIAQTATKDTNKESHPLAVNNTLANESVISQNDLKKQRVAAAIAKAKAKKALENQEQTSPQDSDILVSSVPKQADKQLDSKTNNTTEIDAKKAKIAAAVAKAKAKKAQQKNDTEQKETPNNPPETVSEFNTDTMPESVELEAPLAPKTAEQMEKKAKIAAAVAKAKAKKLAQQLSKED; encoded by the coding sequence GTGCTAACTTTATTAGAACAATTAGATAAAGGAACGCTTTGGCAATCACCCGGTGGCATTCACCCTCCAGAGCTCAAACAATATTCAAATCAACAGCCTATTGCGCGCTTACCACTTGCACAGCAGTTTATCGTGCCTGTACCGCAAGTCGGAGAACAAGCTCGGTTACTGGTTACAGTTGGTCAACATGTGCTTAAAGGCCAAGTATTAACAGAAGGTAGTGGTTTTCTTTATCTACCTGTACATGCACCCACATCAGGCAAAATTATTGCCATTGAGGAAGTTGCTAGTAATCACCCTTCAGGCCTGCCGCAATTAAGTTGTATTGTTGAAGCCGATGGCCAAGATTTATGGTGCCCATTAGCAAGTGACGAGCTATCGTCTTTATCAACATCACAAATAATCGCCAAAATTAAAGCTGCAGGTATAGCCGGAATGGGCGGCGCCGCCTTTCCAAGCCATATAAAATTAAACACCGCTAGTGAGATTAATTTAGTTATTATCAATGGGGTTGAATGTGAGCCTTATATCACCTCAGATGATCGTTTAATGCGAGATCATAGCCTTGAAATAACAAACGGCATTGAAATTATTCATCAAATTTTAAACCCCGAACGCATCATTATTGCCATAGAAGACAATAAACCAGAAGCCGCTAAGGCGATGGAAAAGGCAATCAAAACCAACTCTAAATTAGCAAGTATTGCTCGGGTGACGGTTATTCCAACTAAATACCCATCGGGTGGTGAAAAACAATTAATCCAAATTATCACAGGTAAAGAAGTCCCCAGCGGTAGCCTGCCATCACAGCTGGGCATTGTGGTTCACAATGTGGGGACGGCATACGCGATTCAAGATGCTGTTATTAATGGAAAACCACTTATAGAAAGGGTTGTGACCTTAACGGGTAATCAAATTAAACAGCCCGGCAATTATTGGTTACCCATTGGTACACCAATATCCGCAGCGCTTCAGCAGGTATGTTTTGAAGCAAAAGACCAGCATAAGGTTATTGTTGGTGGCCCTATGATGGGATATGCGATAACACAACTTGATGTACCAATATTAAAAGGTACTAACTGTATATTAGCGCCTTCTGCTGACGAAATCGGTCCAGATGCAATAGAAAAATCCTGTATTCGCTGCGGTGAATGTGCCGTTGCCTGCCCGGCATTATTATTACCACAACAATTATTTTGGCACTCAAAAGCTCAAGAATATGATAAAGCAGCCAGTTTTAACCTTAAAGATTGTATCGAATGCGGCTGTTGCAGCTACGTTTGTCCCAGTGATATTCCATTAGTTGAGTATTATCGGGTTGCTAAGTCTGCTTTACGTATTGAAGCAGAGGAAAAAATACAAGCAGAAAAAGCGAAACAGCGATTTGAAGCAAGATTAAAACGTCTTGAAGATGAAAAGCTAGCTCGTGAAGCGAAAGCGAAAGAAGCAGCTGCCAAACGCCAAGCTAATATGAAAACCACTGATAAAGACGCAGTAGCTGCCGCTATGGCGAGAATTGCAGCCAAAAAAGCAGCTGCACAAGCGAGTTCAAACACACCATCTAATGTGACAGAACCAGTATCTTCAGATAATAGTTCAGTAATTGATAAAAAATCTGCAGTCAGTGCAGCAATTGCACGAGCTAAAGCCAAGAAGGCGGCGCAAGCTCAACAATCCTATTCAAGTGTTGAAACCGCGAACGATGTTAGTATTCAGTCCAAACATATCACAGCATCTGATAATACAGATGTCACTGAACATTTAAGCAACACAGCCAGTTTACAACAAGATAAAATTGCTGCAGCGGTAGCGAGAGCTAAGGCAAAAAAAGCCGCTTTAGCGGCTAAGCAAGCTTTAAGTAATGAGTCTGAGTCTATCGCACAAACAGCAACGAAAGATACTAACAAAGAAAGTCATCCATTAGCAGTGAATAACACATTGGCCAATGAAAGCGTCATCAGTCAGAATGATCTTAAAAAGCAACGAGTTGCTGCTGCAATAGCCAAAGCAAAAGCTAAAAAAGCGTTAGAAAATCAGGAACAAACTTCTCCTCAAGATAGCGATATCTTGGTTAGTTCAGTACCTAAGCAAGCAGATAAACAGCTTGACTCTAAAACTAACAATACGACTGAAATCGATGCCAAAAAGGCAAAAATAGCTGCGGCTGTCGCCAAAGCGAAGGCCAAAAAAGCACAACAAAAAAATGATACTGAACAGAAAGAAACACCAAATAATCCACCGGAAACAGTATCAGAGTTCAATACCGACACAATGCCTGAGTCAGTTGAGCTAGAGGCTCCTCTTGCACCTAAGACAGCAGAGCAGATGGAAAAAAAAGCAAAAATTGCAGCCGCTGTAGCAAAAGCTAAAGCTAAAAAATTGGCACAACAATTAAGTAAAGAGGATTAA
- the rsxG gene encoding electron transport complex subunit RsxG yields the protein MLKNGALLGLFALLCTGLVAIVNGLTKDTIAQQELAELTQTLTQVIPMQYQDNLLVDNCVAINSPTLLGSKDDLSAYIAIKDGAPKAIAIQMIAPDGYNGEIKLIMGVDNHNQVLGIRTLSHQETPGLGDKIDLRKSDWVLSFTNKVWQKNNQAWHVKKDGGEFDQFTGATITPRAYVKAIRNGLVFIDQNRKDLYQGGRQCGVPHE from the coding sequence ATGTTGAAGAACGGTGCTTTACTTGGTTTATTCGCCTTGCTGTGTACAGGTTTAGTGGCTATTGTGAATGGTTTGACTAAAGATACCATTGCCCAGCAAGAATTAGCCGAGTTAACCCAAACGCTTACCCAAGTTATTCCCATGCAATATCAGGATAATTTACTCGTTGATAATTGCGTAGCCATCAATTCGCCCACGTTACTGGGCAGTAAGGATGATTTGTCAGCATATATTGCAATTAAAGATGGCGCACCAAAGGCTATTGCCATCCAGATGATCGCACCTGATGGATATAACGGCGAGATCAAGTTAATTATGGGTGTTGATAACCACAACCAAGTGTTAGGTATACGAACATTATCCCATCAAGAAACCCCTGGCTTAGGTGATAAAATTGATCTTAGAAAATCAGACTGGGTACTATCTTTTACCAATAAAGTTTGGCAAAAAAACAATCAAGCGTGGCATGTAAAAAAGGATGGCGGTGAGTTTGATCAATTTACCGGAGCTACTATTACGCCTAGAGCCTATGTCAAAGCCATTCGTAATGGCTTAGTGTTTATTGACCAAAACCGCAAAGATTTATACCAAGGCGGTCGTCAGTGTGGAGTCCCTCATGAGTAA
- a CDS encoding electron transport complex subunit E, translated as MSKYQELAKQGLWSNNPGLVQLLGLCPLLAVTATITNALGLGLATLVVLVGSNVMVSLVREFVPKEIRIPVFVMIIAALVTCVQLLVNAYAYGLYLSLGIFLPLIVTNCVIIGRAEAFASRNTLAHSAFDGLMMGLGFTAVLIVLGATREILGQGSLFDGADLLLGDWAKSLTIQIWQVDSPFLLAMLPPGAFIAMGLLIALKNVIDSQIAQRQPKAEMVAVTRARITKVS; from the coding sequence ATGAGTAAATATCAAGAGCTTGCTAAACAAGGTTTGTGGTCAAATAATCCTGGTTTAGTGCAATTGCTTGGCCTTTGTCCCTTGTTGGCTGTGACCGCCACCATCACTAATGCCTTAGGCTTAGGTTTAGCCACCTTGGTTGTGTTAGTGGGTTCAAATGTGATGGTGTCTTTGGTTCGCGAGTTTGTGCCTAAAGAGATCAGAATTCCGGTATTTGTCATGATTATTGCAGCCCTAGTAACCTGCGTACAATTGCTGGTTAATGCTTATGCCTATGGATTGTATTTATCTTTGGGGATTTTCTTACCCTTAATTGTCACCAACTGCGTCATCATAGGTCGTGCAGAAGCATTTGCATCCCGCAATACCCTTGCCCACTCAGCATTTGATGGGTTAATGATGGGGTTAGGTTTTACTGCGGTGTTAATTGTATTAGGGGCAACTCGCGAAATATTAGGTCAAGGAAGCTTATTTGATGGTGCAGATTTATTACTTGGTGATTGGGCCAAATCACTGACAATTCAAATCTGGCAAGTAGACAGTCCATTTTTGCTTGCGATGCTGCCTCCTGGTGCCTTTATCGCGATGGGATTACTGATAGCATTAAAAAATGTTATCGATAGCCAAATAGCTCAACGTCAACCTAAAGCAGAAATGGTAGCTGTAACGCGTGCCCGCATTACCAAGGTTAGTTAG